One part of the Mycolicibacterium aromaticivorans JS19b1 = JCM 16368 genome encodes these proteins:
- a CDS encoding SRPBCC family protein — protein sequence MGIVTTSSETAFSQSPETIYDFVTNPANWTKTYPGSNYVGKLDTLPLAVGDTWEEGGPDWDRIFTWHLAIAVRPKLWVFTSVGRLGHDREGNGGMEGRITVEYHFTTPGPDITLFTRTMTIEAPKDAPMPDGFFRIVNLANIDRYHAAIARELSQSR from the coding sequence TTGGGCATCGTGACCACCAGCTCGGAGACGGCCTTCAGCCAATCACCGGAGACGATCTACGACTTCGTCACCAATCCCGCCAACTGGACCAAGACCTACCCCGGCAGCAACTACGTCGGAAAGCTGGACACGCTCCCGCTGGCCGTCGGCGACACGTGGGAAGAGGGCGGGCCCGACTGGGACCGGATCTTCACGTGGCACTTGGCGATAGCCGTGCGGCCGAAACTGTGGGTGTTCACGTCGGTGGGCCGGCTGGGCCACGACCGAGAGGGCAATGGCGGTATGGAAGGACGGATCACCGTCGAGTACCACTTCACCACGCCAGGCCCGGACATCACGCTGTTCACCCGCACGATGACCATCGAGGCACCCAAGGACGCGCCGATGCCCGACGGATTCTTCCGAATCGTCAACCTGGCCAATATCGACCGGTACCACGCCGCTATCGCGCGCGAACTCAGCCAATCCCGTTGA